In a single window of the Leptospira sanjuanensis genome:
- the smpB gene encoding SsrA-binding protein, translating to MADKKEESGHTPLVNKKAKFNFELISFLEAGIVLSGSEVKSLREKKGNLTDAFAKIKNGEVFLENFSITPYKNGGYANHPEIRPRKLLLHKKEIEKLDRQVKEKGLVLVATKVYFKKNHRVKVEIAVAKPKKLHDKRDDMQKKDAQQEIARAMKSSNRYE from the coding sequence ATGGCAGACAAAAAAGAAGAATCCGGACATACTCCGTTGGTCAACAAAAAGGCCAAGTTCAACTTCGAGTTGATTTCATTCCTCGAAGCGGGGATCGTTTTGTCCGGATCCGAAGTAAAAAGTCTCCGCGAAAAAAAGGGAAATCTCACAGACGCGTTCGCCAAGATCAAAAACGGAGAAGTCTTTCTGGAAAACTTTTCCATCACCCCGTATAAAAACGGAGGTTACGCCAATCATCCCGAAATCCGTCCGAGAAAACTGCTTCTTCATAAGAAGGAAATCGAAAAGCTGGATCGTCAGGTAAAAGAGAAAGGTCTAGTACTGGTCGCAACCAAAGTATATTTTAAGAAAAACCATCGCGTGAAAGTGGAAATCGCCGTCGCAAAACCGAAAAAGCTTCACGATAAACGCGACGACATGCAGAAAAAAGACGCGCAGCAGGAAATCGCGCGCGCAATGAAATCATCCAATCGCTACGAATGA
- a CDS encoding AAA family ATPase produces the protein METVKIAGLNVPVSKSGINPGNLGSDLVETDSTVRNLSNILYPLLEGKPVLLVGDAGVGKNALIYYINYKRKHPTARFSFNEDTLPEDLIGSYRILMDGRGFAWSDGPLTSAIRSGHSFVADEMNLCPPHIIKRFSTVYESAYLELIEGNGSRISCGEGFNFIGTQNPSEGFEGRKPLPFDITRFFSVVFIDQHTPDEILFILKKLYPALSESLLQSCIRISMETESRVVTGKLGKGDLEKYHFNIRNLKKLCNRLLGLKADTSELQFREFWNFYVEPFRKKEDRDLQIELLLNESGLKVAPELPEPSFQVHKGFLYCNDKAIAIRDENKAKQLLNEVPMPLKLREFSEKIFTAVQFQENVLIEYSEEQDPQILLPLFTEISGLPLETVSLCKGIHTSDIIGALKPIDGSKVDWVDGPLTRGIREGGNILITNLEAAGAELVEKLNMLTDDARSLTLPPESGNNDPVQLTDDSRIFALKLFRKSKSTATISRAFRNRFTSVLFPDLEDESTLTEILSFYLPGNSLILRMVNFHLKIRDLAKKRTIGSANLLPYLFGLSNLLFWKDHILRYADAGGGEAGLKETAVRGGKIAYTNQIADPKERIELEKILDFQMSGIEVESDFFKVLEDKKKKTLTTATEIEKKRWWNPELHKREALTGKAKLLNSGNPLKRGIEIDTPETGGQMKEGADAWYGQDTRGNKGQGEPAGGGGAWGYRTEELYKQFLAKRKILWEYTIQVSLKEFKEVFGQSLEDIELNLDRLFDPEIDITRMYRTEGNRIDTRKYISFLSGRGDSKVFDRTIIDKNEEKLKGVEVAFLVSKSRRIFNFEYAVAVISAMLSSAYILNEHEVDFSIHAYSDRNNKKDRIDLIPIKRLDEEYNEAKEEEMFNYLRTDWQGDSVEEYQLLEKVESYFSPEAQTKIVVMISDFRGQRGKAEVSDEINSRDNRKLHAEILKNQNRNYVFLGVGLGRRYIAEHLFQDSIQITSDNFYNMPNLIGTELGRLILTNHSMRN, from the coding sequence ATGGAAACCGTAAAAATCGCCGGACTCAATGTTCCCGTTTCGAAATCCGGTATCAATCCCGGAAACCTCGGTTCCGATCTCGTTGAGACGGATTCGACCGTTCGCAATTTATCCAATATTCTTTACCCTTTGCTCGAAGGCAAACCCGTGCTTCTCGTGGGAGATGCGGGCGTGGGTAAAAACGCTCTGATCTATTACATCAACTATAAGAGAAAACATCCGACCGCAAGATTCAGTTTCAACGAAGACACTCTTCCCGAGGACTTGATCGGTTCGTATCGGATTCTCATGGACGGTAGAGGGTTTGCTTGGTCGGACGGGCCTCTTACTTCCGCGATCCGTTCCGGTCACAGTTTTGTCGCGGACGAGATGAATCTTTGTCCGCCGCATATCATCAAACGATTCTCCACCGTTTACGAGTCCGCCTATTTGGAGTTAATCGAAGGAAACGGTTCCCGGATTTCCTGCGGAGAAGGTTTCAATTTTATCGGAACACAAAACCCGTCCGAAGGTTTTGAAGGAAGAAAACCGCTTCCGTTCGACATCACGCGTTTTTTCTCGGTAGTGTTCATCGACCAACATACTCCGGACGAAATTCTTTTTATCTTAAAGAAACTCTATCCCGCTTTGAGCGAATCTTTGCTTCAATCCTGCATTCGGATTTCGATGGAAACGGAATCCAGAGTCGTTACAGGCAAACTCGGAAAGGGCGATCTGGAAAAATATCATTTCAACATTCGGAATTTGAAAAAACTCTGCAACCGTCTCTTAGGTTTAAAGGCGGATACGAGCGAACTTCAGTTCCGCGAATTCTGGAACTTCTATGTGGAACCGTTCCGCAAAAAAGAGGACCGCGATCTTCAGATCGAACTTTTGTTAAACGAATCCGGTTTGAAGGTGGCGCCCGAACTTCCGGAACCGAGCTTTCAAGTCCACAAAGGATTCCTATACTGCAACGATAAGGCGATCGCAATCCGCGATGAAAACAAGGCGAAGCAATTGTTAAACGAAGTGCCTATGCCTTTGAAACTCCGCGAATTCTCCGAGAAGATCTTCACCGCGGTTCAGTTTCAGGAAAACGTTTTGATCGAATATTCGGAGGAACAGGACCCGCAGATCCTTCTTCCTTTGTTCACCGAGATTTCGGGTTTGCCGCTGGAAACGGTGAGTCTTTGCAAGGGAATCCATACATCCGATATCATCGGAGCTTTGAAACCGATCGACGGTTCCAAAGTGGATTGGGTGGACGGTCCGCTCACGAGAGGAATCCGAGAAGGCGGAAACATTCTCATCACAAACTTAGAAGCTGCGGGTGCGGAACTCGTGGAAAAATTGAATATGCTAACGGACGACGCGCGTTCTCTTACGCTACCGCCCGAAAGCGGGAACAACGATCCCGTGCAGCTTACGGACGATTCGCGCATCTTCGCGTTGAAACTCTTCCGTAAATCCAAATCCACCGCGACGATTTCGAGAGCGTTCAGAAACCGTTTTACGAGCGTGTTGTTTCCCGATCTCGAAGACGAATCCACGTTAACCGAAATTCTTTCCTTTTATCTTCCGGGCAACAGCCTTATCCTGAGAATGGTGAACTTCCACCTGAAGATCCGCGATCTCGCGAAAAAAAGAACGATCGGTTCCGCCAATCTGCTGCCGTATCTGTTCGGACTTTCCAATCTTCTTTTTTGGAAGGATCATATCCTGCGTTATGCGGACGCGGGCGGAGGCGAGGCAGGTCTGAAAGAAACCGCGGTGCGGGGCGGCAAGATCGCTTATACGAATCAGATTGCCGATCCGAAAGAAAGAATAGAACTCGAAAAGATTTTGGATTTCCAAATGTCCGGCATCGAAGTCGAATCGGATTTCTTCAAGGTTCTTGAGGATAAGAAAAAAAAAACTCTGACAACGGCCACCGAAATTGAAAAGAAACGTTGGTGGAATCCCGAACTTCACAAAAGAGAAGCGCTGACCGGAAAGGCCAAACTTCTCAACTCGGGCAATCCTCTCAAACGAGGAATCGAAATCGATACGCCGGAAACCGGCGGTCAGATGAAGGAAGGCGCGGACGCCTGGTACGGACAAGACACGCGCGGCAACAAGGGACAAGGCGAACCGGCGGGCGGAGGCGGCGCTTGGGGCTACCGCACGGAAGAACTTTATAAACAATTTCTTGCCAAACGAAAGATCCTCTGGGAATACACGATCCAAGTTTCTTTGAAGGAATTCAAAGAAGTTTTCGGACAAAGTCTCGAGGATATCGAACTCAACCTCGATCGTCTTTTCGATCCGGAAATCGATATCACGAGAATGTATCGCACCGAAGGGAACCGGATCGACACTCGGAAATATATTTCATTCTTATCCGGAAGAGGGGACTCGAAAGTTTTCGATCGTACGATCATCGATAAGAACGAGGAAAAACTCAAAGGTGTGGAAGTCGCCTTTCTCGTTTCCAAATCCAGAAGGATCTTCAACTTCGAATACGCGGTCGCGGTGATTTCTGCGATGTTGTCTTCGGCGTATATTCTCAACGAACACGAGGTGGATTTTTCCATTCACGCATATTCGGACCGAAACAACAAAAAGGATCGGATCGATCTGATTCCGATCAAACGTCTGGACGAGGAATACAACGAAGCCAAGGAAGAGGAGATGTTCAATTATCTTCGAACCGATTGGCAAGGCGATTCCGTCGAGGAATATCAGCTTCTCGAAAAAGTAGAATCGTACTTTTCGCCGGAGGCACAGACGAAAATCGTGGTAATGATCTCCGATTTTCGGGGGCAAAGAGGAAAGGCGGAAGTTTCCGACGAAATCAATTCCCGGGACAACCGCAAACTCCACGCCGAAATTTTAAAGAATCAAAATCGGAACTACGTCTTCCTCGGAGTCGGACTCGGAAGAAGATACATCGCGGAACATCTGTTCCAGGATTCCATTCAGATCACTTCGGACAATTTTTACAATATGCCGAATCTGATCGGAACGGAACTGGGAAGATTGATTCTCACGAATCATAGCATGAGAAATTGA